Proteins encoded together in one Rossellomorea sp. y25 window:
- a CDS encoding ABC transporter ATP-binding protein: MLTLHGVRKQFDKKVVLEDITIDINQGEIVSLLGPSGSGKTTLLNIILGLTNMDDGRILFNGQDVSNVSMKKRGFNIVFQDYALFPNLNAYQNIVYGLKNQKVKLLDAELQEYIDFLELEPHLEKRIGELSGGQKQRVALARTLVTRPKVLLLDEPLSALDGVIKESIKDRIKSIAKELGLTTIIVTHDPEEALTLSDKILIINEGKVAQYGTPKEIIQQPQDEFVREFILKQLQIKRNNIYALFGDSHD; this comes from the coding sequence TTGCTTACATTACATGGAGTTCGCAAACAATTCGATAAAAAAGTCGTGTTAGAGGATATCACGATTGATATTAACCAAGGGGAGATCGTTTCGCTTCTGGGTCCGAGCGGAAGCGGGAAAACGACGCTGCTCAACATCATCCTGGGGCTCACAAATATGGATGATGGACGAATCCTTTTCAACGGACAGGACGTGTCAAACGTCTCGATGAAAAAGCGCGGATTCAACATCGTTTTTCAGGATTATGCGTTATTTCCAAATTTGAACGCGTATCAAAATATCGTGTATGGACTCAAAAACCAGAAAGTGAAACTCCTAGATGCAGAACTGCAGGAATACATAGACTTCCTGGAGCTTGAGCCTCATCTGGAAAAACGGATCGGCGAGCTGTCAGGGGGCCAGAAACAGAGAGTCGCCCTTGCACGGACACTGGTGACGAGGCCGAAAGTGCTGTTACTCGATGAACCGCTGAGTGCATTGGATGGCGTGATCAAGGAGTCCATCAAGGACCGGATCAAGTCAATCGCGAAAGAACTGGGACTCACGACGATCATCGTCACCCACGATCCCGAGGAAGCACTGACGCTTTCCGATAAGATTCTCATTATTAATGAAGGAAAGGTCGCCCAGTATGGAACGCCTAAGGAAATTATTCAACAGCCACAGGATGAGTTCGTCCGGGAGTTCATTTTGAAGCAGCTGCAAATTAAGCGAAACAATATTTATGCCCTGTTTGGTGATAGCCATGATTAA